A stretch of Camelina sativa cultivar DH55 chromosome 18, Cs, whole genome shotgun sequence DNA encodes these proteins:
- the LOC104761183 gene encoding gibberellin 20 oxidase 2-like gives MAILCTTTTTSPAEKEHEPKQDLGNDQTPPIIFNPSLLNLQNQIPNQFIWPDEEKPSIDIPELNVPFIDLSRQDSTLEASRLIAEACTKHGFFLVLNHGVSESLISEAQRLMERFFDMPLAGKQRAQRKPGESCGYASSFTGRFSTKLPWKETLSFRFSNENSGSRTVQNYFSDTLGQEFEHFGKVYQDYCEAMSSLSLKIMELLGLNLGVNRDYFRGFFEENDSIMRLNHYPPCQTPDLTLGTGPHCDPSSLTILHQDQVNGLQVFVDNQWRSILPNPKAFVVNIGDTFMALSNGIFKSCLHRAVVNRECARKSMAFFLCPKKDKVVRPPSEILEKMKTRKYPDFTWSMFLEFTQNHYRADVNTLDSFSNWVISNKKNPI, from the exons atggcgATACtttgcacaacaacaacaacatctccGGCAGAGAAAGAACACGAACCAAAACAAGATCTTGGAAACGACCAAACTCCTCCAATAATCTTCAACCcttctcttcttaaccttcaaaaccaaatcccaaaccaatTCATTTGGCCAGACGAAGAGAAACCTTCCATTGATATCCCCGAGCTCAACGTCCCTTTCATCGATCTCTCAAGGCAAGACTCTACTCTTGAAGCTTCTAGACTCATAGCAGAAGCTTGCACCAAACACGGCTTCTTTCTCGTCCTCAATCATGGCGTCAGCGAGTCACTCATATCCGAAGCTCAACGTTTGATGGAACGTTTCTTCGACATGCCTCTCGCCGGAAAACAGAGAGCTCAGAGAAAACCCGGTGAGAGCTGTGGCTACGCAAGTAGCTTCACCGGAAGATTCTCCACCAAGCTCCCATGGAAGGAGACTCTCTCTTTCCGATTCTCCAACGAGAATAGTGGCTCGAGAACAGTTCAAAATTACTTCTCCGATACATTAGGACAAGAGTTCGAACACTTCGG GAAGGTGTATCAAGACTACTGTGAAGCAATGAGTTCCCTATCACTCAAGATCATGGAGCTTTTGGGGCTAAATTTAGGCGTAAACCGAGACTATTTCCGAGGGTTTTTCGAAGAGAATGATTCGATTATGAGACTAAATCATTATCCTCCATGCCAAACACCAGATCTCACGTTAGGTACAGGACCTCATTGTGATCCAAGCTCTTTAACCATCCTACATCAAGACCAAGTCAATGGCCTTCAAGTCTTTGTTGACAATCAATGGCGGTCCATTCTCCCCAATCCCAAGGCTTTCGTTGTCAATATCGGTGACACTTTCATG GCTCTATCGAACGGGATATTCAAGAGTTGTTTGCATAGAGCGGTTGTGAATAGAGAATGCGCGAGGAAATCGATGGCATTTTTCTTGTGTCCGAAGAAAGACAAAGTGGTGAGACCACCAAGTGAGATCTTGGAGAagatgaaaacaagaaaatatccTGACTTCACTTGGTCTATGTTCCTTGAGTTTACTCAAAATCATTACAGAGCGGATGTGAATACTCTCGATTCCTTTTCAAATTGGGTGATTAGCAACAAGAAAAATCCCATCTAA
- the LOC104761182 gene encoding uncharacterized protein LOC104761182, translating to MGETTKGDATKPSRNQISSPKDSSLDHQAPNPSLLHHHHQHQSFLPTPIFIPAVSSPGAPAIPKRPRFGTSGGLSPPQWKALPSPSTVPTTSTISSSPTPSTAVVTASSTETARSSPPGQEATNSEKQIKQPETDSFQHKFRKGKYVSPVWKPNEMLWLARAWRIQYQNQGTGSGSGSGSGEGRGKTRAEKDREVAEFLNRHGINRDSKIAGTKWDNMLGEFRKVYEWEKCGDQEKYGKSYFRLSPYERKQHRLPASFDEEVYQELALFMGPRVRAPTINRGGGGGAPVTVISTPPSVEALPPPHPPPLMTSRDEYDTENNPTISSIGRAKRLALSIVGDDYPQYHPYSHNIARGSSGVFSNKSLYIPTSEMIPSASSSSSSIKDLRRIGKIRLTWEESVNLWAEGEVDYGRIRVSGSSFLNADELTYLEDNMVACTMESFEDGPLKGFSLDKFISGQHLKVFGRQRSTLPSAPSPSVNVAGLYDRAQLQLSEPLYKSISTLDFQDPSEHCLSKLRVPAGKLPSLFDLARYLREPPPENLRFPLRPDVYKDLPTGKELFFSISSTELLDCRAITYDIIGPIMSRLNPNNGFVILSKDSLIPLWDDCINRMVSKFCEMVVLRKPDSSSWVENVQDQWPNVMGFIKGFGLWRGEEADKVREGAADPCSLLVKKILWSYNDLPYILGYHAIGFTVTFCALSLSSQDRVICTDLYSFNVSSPSDRIKALVPCYRLASLLPLLADRYCTTRLLCYNDFERTDHGEYVTEVAPHTVTKYYSSKRKWMKVKGIYDFLDQRVPHAEHLDRACEKDLSLSFKPRGIRVKPQNVDQLIISLMCVTKALVALHDLSFMHRDMGWDNVMRSTATTTTTTDTDWFVCGFDAAVEAPQLNPYRPVAKAVEEKEEERGRHAPEMERGLHAVKVDVWGVGYMIKTCGLSNVPKMLRELQGKCLEPNQENRPTAADCFHHLLQVQSASTSSY from the exons ATGGGTGAGACAACAAAAGGAGATGCTACAAAACCATCACGGAATCAAATCTCCTCACCTAAAGATTCTTCACTCGATCACCAAGCACCAAACCCATcactcctccaccaccaccaccaacaccaaTCTTTCCTCCCTACTCCGATCTTCATACCCGCCGTCTCTTCTCCCGGAGCTCCGGCCATCCCCAAACGACCACGTTTTGGCACTTCCGGTGGTCTCTCTCCTCCTCAATGGAAAGCCTTGCCTTCTCCTTCCACCGTCCCAACTACCTCCACAATCTCTTCATCGCCGACACCTTCCACCGCTGTGGTAACAGCTTCTTCCACCGAAACAGCCAGATCTTCACCGCCGGGTCAAGAAGCCACAAACAGcgagaaacaaataaaacaacccGAAACGGATTCCTTTCAACATAAGTTCAGAAAAGGCAAGTACGTGAGCCCCGTGTGGAAACCAAACGAGATGCTCTGGCTAGCAAGAGCCTGGAGAATCCAGTACCAAAACCAAGGAACCGGgtccggatccggatccgggtCAGGCGAAGGCAGAGGCAAAACCCGGGCTGAAAAAGACAGGGAAGTAGCCGAGTTCCTCAACCGACACGGCATAAACCGAGACTCTAAAATCGCCGGTACGAAATGGGACAACATGCTTGGTGAGTTTAGGAAAGTGTACGAGTGGGAGAAATGCGGAGATCAAGAAAAATACGGTAAGAGTTACTTCAGGCTCTCTCCTTACGAGAGGAAGCAACATCGGCTTCCCGCGTCTTTTGACGAAGAAGTCTATCAAGAATTGGCTCTTTTCATGGGTCCACGTGTCAGAGCTCCGACTATCAACCGCGGCGGCGGTGGAGGAGCTCCGGTGACTGTTATCTCAACGCCTCCTTCTGTTGAGGCACTacctcctcctcatcctccaCCGTTGATGACTTCAAGAGACGAATATGATACTGAAAACAATCCTACGATCTCTTCCATTG GAAGAGCGAAGAGATTAGCATTATCAATAGTTGGAGATGATTATCCTCAATATCATCCGTATTCACACAACATTGCTAGAGGATCATCAGGTGTATTCTCTAATAAATCACTATACATTCCTACTTCCGAGATGATcccttctgcttcttcttcgtcttcctcgatAAAAGATCTTCGCCGTATTGGGAAAATACGGTTAACTTGGGAGGAATCAGTTAACTTGTGGGCTGAAGGAGAGGTTGATTATGGGAGAATTAGGGTTAGTGGGTCGAGTTTCTTGAATGCAGACGAGCTCACATACTTGGAAGATAACATGGTGGCTTGTACAATGGAGTCCTTCGAAGATGGACCTCTCAAGGGATTTTCTTTGGATAAATTTATTTCTGGTCAACATCTTAAAGTCTTTGGAAGACAAAGGTCAACTTTACCATCTGCTCCTTCACCTTCAG TTAATGTGGCAGGTTTGTATGATCGAGCTCAGCTTCAACTCTCAGAACCCctttataaat CAATATCAACACTGGACTTCCAAGACCCATCGGAGCATTGCTTGAGTAAATTGCGTGTACCAGCTGGAAAACTCCCGAGTTTGTTTGACCTTGCACGATATCTTCGAGAACCACCGCCGGAAAATCTCCGGTTTCCTCTCCGGCCAGACGTCTACAAAGACTTGCCAACGGGAAAagagctcttcttctccatctcctccaCTGAGCTACTAGATTGTAGAGCAATCACATACGATATCATTGGCCCCATAATGTCCCGCTTAAACCCTAATAACGGATTCGTTATCTTGAGCAAAGACTCGCTGATCCCACTTTGGGACGACTGCATTAACCGGATGGTTTCAAAGTTTTGTGAAATGGTGGTTTTGCGTAAACCAGACTCGTCATCTTGGGTTGAAAACGTACAAGATCAGTGGCCAAACGTGATGGGGTTCATAAAAGGATTTGGTTTATGGAGAGGAGAGGAGGCTGATAAGGTACGAGAAGGCGCAGCTGATCCTTGTTCGCTATTGGTCAAGAAGATTCTTTGGTCCTACAATGATCTTCCATACATTCTTGGATATCACGCAATAGGGTTCACCGTAACTTTCTGCGCTTTGAGCCTATCATCGCAAGATCGAGTGATCTGCACTGATCTTTATTCATTCAATGTCTCATCACCGTCCGATCGAATCAAGGCATTGGTTCCTTGTTACCGTCTCGCTTCCCTCTTACCTTTGCTTGCGGATAGGTACTGCACTACGAGGCTTTTGTGCTACAACGACTTTGAGAGAACCGATCATGGAGAATATGTGACAGAAGTAGCGCCTCACACGGTGACTAAGTATTACTCAAGCAAGAGAAAATGGATGAAAGTGAAAGGAATCTACGATTTTCTCGACCAAAGAGTTCCACACGCGGAGCATTTGGATAGGGCATGCGAGAAAGATCTGTCGTTGAGTTTTAAGCCACGTGGAATCAGAGTTAAACCACAAAACGTTGACCAGCTCATTATCTCGCTGATGTGTGTGACTAAAGCGCTCGTTGCCCTTCACGACCTTTCGTTCATGCATCGTGACATGGGATGGGATAATGTAATGAGAAGCACGGCGACGACCACAACAACAACTGACACGGATTGGTTCGTTTGTGGGTTCGACGCGGCTGTTGAAGCCCCGCAGCTTAACCCCTACCGTCCTGTAGCTAAGGCAGttgaggagaaggaagaggagcGTGGGAGACACGCACCGGAGATGGAGAGGGGATTGCATGCGGTGAAAGTAGATGTGTGGGGAGTGGGTTATATGATAAAGACGTGTGGATTGAGTAATGTGCCAAAGATGTTGAGAGAACTTCAGGGGAAGTGCTTGGAACCGAACCAAGAGAACCGACCGACCGCAGCTGATTGCTTTCACCACCTTCTCCAGGTTCAATCTGCCAGTACATCGTCATATTAg
- the LOC104761180 gene encoding transcription factor bHLH36-like: MDDCRDKRRRRCTKLTCSKDNNNDMEKMMHRETERQRRQEMATLYASLRSLLPLHFIKGKRSTSDQVNEAVNYIKYLQRKTEELSLRRDELMLLSRGSFVGSSNDDSKEEMEMMSRKNHVVVRQCLVGVEIVFSSGCRSGQPRFSNVLQVLSENGLYLLNSFSSIVDDRLIYTIQAEVNDITLVDLAALESRLIRMK; this comes from the exons ATGGACGATTGTCGggacaagagaagaagacggTGTACGAAGCTGACGTGTAGTAAAGATAACAACAACGACATGGAGAAGATGATGCACAGAGAAACTGAGAGACAAAGGAGACAAGAAATGGCTACCCTTTATGCCTCTCTTCGttctcttctccctcttcaCTTCATCAAG GGTAAGCGTTCGACTTCAGATCAAGTCAACGAAGCGGTGAACTACATTAAGTATCTACAGAGGAAGACCGAGGAGCTGAGTTTGAGGAGAGATGAGCTTATGTTATTGTCAAGAGGAAGCTTTGTGGGTTCTAGTAATGATGATTCTAAAGAggagatggagatgatgagTAGAAAGAATCATGTGGTGGTTCGTCAATGTTTGGTGGGTGTGGAAATCGTGTTTAGTAGTGGCTGCCGCAGTGGCCAACCGCGGTTTTCGAATGTTCTTCAAGTGCTGAGTGAAAATGGTCTCTACCTTCTAAACTCCTTCTCTTCTATTGTTGATGATAGGTTGATTTACACCATACAGGCCGAG GTCAACGATATAACTTTGGTTGACTTAGCAGCACTTGAAAGCAGATTAATCAGAATGAAGTAA
- the LOC104761181 gene encoding transcription factor bHLH120-like isoform X1, protein MDPCNNPKKTRRQSHMPQVGDETKEEKKLLHRNIERQRRQEMAILFASLRNQLPLKYIKALSSQGKRAMSDHVNGAVTFIKDTQTRIKELSARRDELKRETGEPTTSQTRSGSGSGSSRSEPATVMVQPCVSGFEVVVTSSASGLEAWPLSRVLEVLHEQGLEVISSLTARVNERLMYTIQVEVNSFGCFDLAWLQQKLIDA, encoded by the exons ATGGATCCTTgtaacaatcctaaaaagacAAGGCGCCAGAGTCATATGCCTCAGGTAGGAGATGAAacgaaggaggagaagaagcttcTCCACCGCAACATCGAGCGGCAAAGAAGACAAGAAATGGCGATCCTTTTCGCCTCTCTTCGTAATCAGCTACCTCTGAAATACATCAAG GCTCTTTCTTCGCAGGGAAAGAGAGCGATGTCAGATCATGTAAACGGAGCAGTAACTTTCATCAAGGATACGCAAACACGGATTAAAGAACTCTCCGCAAGAAGAGACGAGCTAAAGAGAGAGACTGGTGAACCTACTACTAGTCAAACTcgatccggatccggatctgGGTCAAGTAGATCGGAACCAGCTACTGTCATGGTGCAACCATGCGTGAGTGGATTCGAGGTGGTGGTGACCAGCTCAGCATCAGGTCTTGAGGCTTGGCCACTCTCAAGAGTTCTTGAAGTTCTTCACGAGCAAGGACTTGAAGTCATCAGCTCGTTAACCGCACGGGTCAATGAGAGGCTCATGTACACTATTCAAGTCGAG GTAAATAGCTTTGGTTGCTTCGACTTAGCTTGGTTGCAGCAGAAGCTAATTGATGCATGA
- the LOC104761181 gene encoding transcription factor bHLH120-like isoform X2 has product MDPCNNPKKTRRQSHMPQVGDETKEEKKLLHRNIERQRRQEMAILFASLRNQLPLKYIKGKRAMSDHVNGAVTFIKDTQTRIKELSARRDELKRETGEPTTSQTRSGSGSGSSRSEPATVMVQPCVSGFEVVVTSSASGLEAWPLSRVLEVLHEQGLEVISSLTARVNERLMYTIQVEVNSFGCFDLAWLQQKLIDA; this is encoded by the exons ATGGATCCTTgtaacaatcctaaaaagacAAGGCGCCAGAGTCATATGCCTCAGGTAGGAGATGAAacgaaggaggagaagaagcttcTCCACCGCAACATCGAGCGGCAAAGAAGACAAGAAATGGCGATCCTTTTCGCCTCTCTTCGTAATCAGCTACCTCTGAAATACATCAAG GGAAAGAGAGCGATGTCAGATCATGTAAACGGAGCAGTAACTTTCATCAAGGATACGCAAACACGGATTAAAGAACTCTCCGCAAGAAGAGACGAGCTAAAGAGAGAGACTGGTGAACCTACTACTAGTCAAACTcgatccggatccggatctgGGTCAAGTAGATCGGAACCAGCTACTGTCATGGTGCAACCATGCGTGAGTGGATTCGAGGTGGTGGTGACCAGCTCAGCATCAGGTCTTGAGGCTTGGCCACTCTCAAGAGTTCTTGAAGTTCTTCACGAGCAAGGACTTGAAGTCATCAGCTCGTTAACCGCACGGGTCAATGAGAGGCTCATGTACACTATTCAAGTCGAG GTAAATAGCTTTGGTTGCTTCGACTTAGCTTGGTTGCAGCAGAAGCTAATTGATGCATGA